The sequence CGTTTCCATGCTGTTCGTCATCCTCACCACCTTCCTCATGCCCTTCTGCGTGCTGGCAAGCTGGGAATCGGTTGAAAAGCGCATCAAGGAATACATGATTGCCTTCCTGCTTCTGGAAGTCGTCATGATCGGCGTCTTCGTGGCGCTGGATACGGTTCTCTTCTACGTCTTCTTCGAAGCGACGCTGATCCCGATGTTCATCATCATCGGCGTCTGGGGCGGCAAGGATCGCGTCTACGCATCCTACAAGTTCTTCCTCTACACGCTGCTCGGCTCGGTTCTGACCATGCTCGCCATCATGGCCATGTACTGGCAGGCCGGCACGACCGACATGACGGAACTGTTGAAATACGGCTTCCCGGCCGGCATGCAGACCTGGCTCTGGCTCGCCTGTTTCGCCGCCTTCTCGGTGAAGATGCCGATGTGGCCGGTGCATACCTGGCTGCCGGATGCCCACGTTCAGGCGCCGACCGCCGGTTCCGTCATCCTTGCCGGCGTCATGCTGAAGCTCGGCGGTTACGGTTTCATCCGCTTCTCGCTGTCGATGTTCCCGCTGGCTTCGGATTATTTCGCCCCCTTCGTCTTCACGCTGTCGGTACTCGCCATCATCTACACCTCGCTGGTGGCGATGATGCAGGACGACATCAAGAAGCTGATCGCCTATTCCTCCGTGGCCCACATGGGTTACGTGACCATGGGCATCTTCGCCGCCAACGTTCAGGGCGTGCAGGGCGCGATCTTCCAGATGCTGTCGCACGGTATTGTGTCGGGTGCGCTCTTCCTCTGCGTCGGCGTTGTCTATGATCGTCTTCATACCCGCGAAATCGCGGCCTATGGCGGCCTCGTCAACAACATGCCGAAATATGCCGTCGCCTTCATGATCTTCACCATGGCCAATGTCGGTCTACCCGGCACCTCCGGCTTCATCGGTGAATTCCTGACGCTGGTCGGCGTCTTCCGTGCCAACACGCTGGTCGCACTGTTTGCGGCAACCGGTGTCATCCTCTCGGCAGCCTATGCGCTGTGGCTTTACCGCCGTGTGATCTTCGGTGC comes from Rhizobium rhizogenes and encodes:
- a CDS encoding NADH-quinone oxidoreductase subunit M, which gives rise to MTDWPILSTVTFLPLVGVVLLLLTNENGPYGRRNILNVSLLTTVFTFLVSLFIWIGFDNSNPGFQMVEKHAWFGNIAAYHLGVDGVSMLFVILTTFLMPFCVLASWESVEKRIKEYMIAFLLLEVVMIGVFVALDTVLFYVFFEATLIPMFIIIGVWGGKDRVYASYKFFLYTLLGSVLTMLAIMAMYWQAGTTDMTELLKYGFPAGMQTWLWLACFAAFSVKMPMWPVHTWLPDAHVQAPTAGSVILAGVMLKLGGYGFIRFSLSMFPLASDYFAPFVFTLSVLAIIYTSLVAMMQDDIKKLIAYSSVAHMGYVTMGIFAANVQGVQGAIFQMLSHGIVSGALFLCVGVVYDRLHTREIAAYGGLVNNMPKYAVAFMIFTMANVGLPGTSGFIGEFLTLVGVFRANTLVALFAATGVILSAAYALWLYRRVIFGALEKESLKSMLDLSTREKVILYPLVALTIFFGVYPAPVFDATAASVDLLVNNYSAALQAAQNVALSMN